One Argonema galeatum A003/A1 genomic region harbors:
- a CDS encoding helix-turn-helix domain-containing protein, whose product MLPGLVYSPPLSIYLTLFWRVSCTMSSSSSNIDLESNFLGEPTIMIPLSCVSRLTWDVVKGKRLKDLRGKQSRRGFSEKMKSMGYDLSHQYLQELEEGKPESISPDLLIGICDALNVGISHFVLGGIKMEKI is encoded by the coding sequence ATGCTTCCTGGCCTGGTCTACTCACCACCGCTCAGCATCTATCTCACGCTATTCTGGCGTGTTTCCTGCACTATGTCAAGTTCAAGCAGTAATATAGATTTAGAAAGTAATTTTTTAGGGGAGCCGACCATAATGATTCCTTTAAGTTGTGTTTCCCGGTTGACTTGGGATGTAGTCAAGGGTAAACGTTTAAAAGATTTACGCGGCAAGCAGTCTAGGCGAGGTTTCAGCGAGAAAATGAAGTCGATGGGGTATGATCTTTCCCACCAGTATTTACAAGAATTAGAGGAAGGTAAGCCGGAATCCATATCCCCCGATCTTCTCATTGGCATTTGTGATGCTTTGAATGTGGGGATTAGTCATTTTGTTTTGGGTGGCATCAAAATGGAAAAAATATAA